Sequence from the Enhydrobacter sp. genome:
TGGTGCACAAGTCGGTGCCGCCCGAGGTCAAGGATCTGAAGTCGTTCATCGCCTATGCCAAGGGCAAGAAGATCAACTTCGGTTCGTGGGCGCTCGGCTCCTCGGCCCACATCTTCGCCCAGACCCTGAACGAGAAGTACGGCCTCGAGATCGAGGTCGTGACCTACAAGGGCGAGACGCCGATGTGGCAGGACATGGGCGCCGGCTCGTTGCAGGCCGCCATGGGAAGTCCGCAGGCAATGAATGCCCTGCTGGTGAAGGGCGAGATCCGGCCGATCGTGGCGCCCTCGCGCGTGCGCTACGTCAAGCTGCCGGACGTGGCGACCTCGGCCGAGCAGGGCTTCGACGATCCCTCGCTGACGGTGCGCGGCTGGCTGGTGCTCGCCGCCCCTGCGGCAGTGCCCAAGGAGATCGTCCGAAAGATGTCCGACCTCTGGGTCGCTGCCGCGGATTCGGCGCCGGGCCGCAAGATGATGGAGAGTTTCGGCCTGACCGAGAAGCCGCTCACTCACGAGGAGGTGACCAAGGACTACGAAGTGCTGAAGTCCATCCTCATCCCGCGCATCAAGGCGCTCGGCCTCGAGCCGGTCTGACCGCTTCGGTTCCTCTCGGGACCGCGCTAGGCTGGCGCGTTTCCGGGAGGACTCCATGGCATTCGCCGGGCTCAACTATCTCGCGATCCTGATCGCCACCATCGCCGGCTTCGCCTTCGGCGCGGCCTACTACATGACGCTCTCCAGGCAGTGGCTCGCCGCCGTCGGCAAGAAGAAGGAAGAGCTCGGCGGCTCGCCGGTTCCCTTCATCATCAGCTTCGTCGCCCTTGCCGTCATGGCCTGGGTGCTGGCCGGCACGGTCGGCCATCTCGGTCCCGGCCAGGTGACGCTGAAGAACGGCGTGATCACCGCCTTCTTCTTGTGGCTGGGCTTCGTCGCCACGACGGTGTTCGTCAACAACGCCTATCCCGGCCGCAAGTTCGCCTTGTCCGCGATCGATAGCATCCATTGGCTGGGCGTGCTCGTTATCCAGGGTGCCATCATCGGCGCCATGGGGGTTTGAAGCGGACATGATCAAGGGTGCGCGCATCGAGGGTTACGCGGTGATCTCGCGTGAGGGCATGATCGCGACCGACGACGGCGCCTTTCCCGACGAGATCAAGATTCCGGCGGACCATGCCTTCTATCAGCAGGCGGTCGACCGCGCGGCGGCGGTGTGCAACGGTCGGCATTCGGCCGAGGGCGGCCCGAAGGAGAAGGAGCGGCGGCGCATCGTGCTGACGCGCCGCATCCACGGCGTGGCTCCCGACCCGCGCAATCCCAGGGCGGTCCTCTGGAATCCCGCGACGGCGTCGTTCGAGGAGGCGTGGAGCCGGCTCGGCATCGAACAGGGCACCCTGGCGGTCGTCGGCGGCACCGACGTCTTCGCGCTGTTCCTCAACATCGGCTACGATGCCTTCTATCTCTCGCGAACCGAGGCCAGCGTGCCGAGGGGCCGTCCGGTCTTCCCCGGCGTCGATCCGGACCACGACGCCGGCGAGGTGTTGGCGAAGCACAGGCTGGTGCTGCGCGGCACCCGGATGCTCGACGAGGCGACCAACACGAGAGTGGAAGAATGGGGGCCGGCATGAGCGATGGCGGCACGAAGCGTCCGGCCATCGCCCGCATCTGGCGCGGACGGGTGCGCCGCGAGCGCGCCGACGAGTACGAGAAGTACAACTACGAGGTCGGCATCCGGCCGCTGATCGAGAAGGCGCTGGGCGTGCAGACCTTCCGCGAGGACCGCGAGCACGAGAGCGAGTTCTGGACTATCTCCTATTGGGAGAGCGTCGAGGCAATGGCGCGCTTCACCGGCCGCGATCCCACCGCCATCCACCATCTCGACCGCGATCCCGAGTTCCTGATCGAGCTGCCCAAGTCGGTGCAGATCCTGCGGCTGCTCGAGAGCCACGGCGACAAGGGCTGAGGTCAGAACTCGACCACCAGGCCGTCGTATGCG
This genomic interval carries:
- a CDS encoding tripartite tricarboxylate transporter substrate binding protein; amino-acid sequence: MATSTKTTRRLLLAAAPALLAAPAVARAQAGWPSKPITIVVNFPAGGLTDGIARAFGQHVQQATGQQVIIDNKPGASGNIGAALVARAPADGSVFLHSVSSTLIQNRVMFKTLGFDPDKDFTLVSGTSSGVLPVVVHKSVPPEVKDLKSFIAYAKGKKINFGSWALGSSAHIFAQTLNEKYGLEIEVVTYKGETPMWQDMGAGSLQAAMGSPQAMNALLVKGEIRPIVAPSRVRYVKLPDVATSAEQGFDDPSLTVRGWLVLAAPAAVPKEIVRKMSDLWVAAADSAPGRKMMESFGLTEKPLTHEEVTKDYEVLKSILIPRIKALGLEPV
- a CDS encoding DUF1761 domain-containing protein; this translates as MAFAGLNYLAILIATIAGFAFGAAYYMTLSRQWLAAVGKKKEELGGSPVPFIISFVALAVMAWVLAGTVGHLGPGQVTLKNGVITAFFLWLGFVATTVFVNNAYPGRKFALSAIDSIHWLGVLVIQGAIIGAMGV